TCCAAAGGCAACTTCGTTTGCCCATAGTTCGAAGATGACGTTTCAGTCTTGTCTGACTGCCAACAACGTTTTCAAGCGTCCGAGCTCTCTACACGTTGCAGAGAATGCTCGTGGTATGTACAGTGGATCCCGAGCAAGAAGTTTCCATATGTCTCAGCGTAATAACTCTAACAACAGTGGAAGTGGAGTTAATCAAGTGTTTGCTAAGATTCCGGAGATTAAGGAGTACACTCAGAATGTGTCCAACAAGCGTCAGTTGCCATACTATAAACAGCTGATGGCATTTGATGATTGTCTTACTCATAATTCATCGTTTGACATCTCCACGGGTCGTATTATTGGCTCTAGCAAACAATTCTGGGACTCTGTAAAAAGGATTATGCCACTCTATGAAGAGCTAATGTCCACTGGAGAGATGACTGAACGTAGGATGGATGAAATGGTTTCGTTATTACGTAATGGTCTTAGAGTTCATCGTTGGGAACTCACCAAACTTAACAAGAATGTTGATAAGGACCTCAACACTCCTTTGCAACAGTTGCACgagcttttgaagaagtctcTATTGAAAGTCAGTTCAGACATTGTTAGTGCAGACAGCTCAGTTAGGATCAGCGCTCGTGGACTTACCAATCTTTTTAAGGctttcaaagatatggGATTAGCAGATGAAGCTGCACAAGTTTGGAATCGTGGTAAGAACAACGAGAAGTTGTACGAGTTGTTTACTGCAGAGTCTGTTTTAGGATCTGTCTTTTCGTTGTTTGTCGACAACAACGACTTTGACTTCGATGAGATTTGGGCCATCTATTCTAGAATCAAAGCCTCCAAGCCATCCTACGAGAAGATTCACGGAGAGCTACAGATTGCTATGGTCAGAGCCTGTCTTTTGAAAGGTCATACTGaagaggctttgaagattttcACTGAGGTGACTTCAAATGTTCTTCAGGAATtcaatgagaagaatatggaTCCACCTTCTCGTCTTAGGAGTTATATGACAACTGCCCACATGTCATTCATAGGCTACTGTCAAGACTTTGAGACCTCGAACGTTTTTTTTAAGGGAGCTTTGAAAGGGGACTTACCGTATTTGACTCCTCTTCAGATGAACTTTGTCAAAAGATTCATGCATAATACCTGGAATAACACTAGAAACTTCGATCATGTTACAGATATCTGGTTATCGACGTGGAAGTACTACGAATCTCATCATCGATCAAACTCctcgatctcttcatcgttGAACGATACCTTTTTGGATATCTTCTTTACAAGGTACCCTAACTTTGACGTTGAATCTTCGAGAGCTTTGAAAAAAGTACTGGCCGATTACAGCGAAATTAGACAGATGGATGAacctttcttcaactgtCTATTGACAAAATCGATGGCTTGGAAGAAtaccaacttcttcaaatcgatCATGCGTGCTGCCGAAATGTACCACTTCCCAAAGACTAATGTGTTTTACAGATGTTCATTGAAAGCATCAGGAGCTGTGGACTTACCAAGCGACCAGATCTTCAATGTCTTCTATAAACTCCTCGATTCCAACGTTGAGATGGGCTCTAGGCAGATCACAAATGCCGACTGGTTCGCACTACGTGATGCTACAGTCCGTTCTCATCACATCAACGCAGAGAAAATTGATCTCTACTTCAAGTTGTGgaagctttcttctcttttctttgttaGCTTACAGAATTTGAAGCTCTATGTGGGTCTCGATATGAAGTTGAATCGGGCCTACGGTAGAGTTTTTAGAGAGATCGAATACGTTGATGCTTCCGATATTCATTTACCACAACTAAGGTTCTTTTCCCGAAACAGGGCCATCGGCAATTACTACATGTCTCAGAACATTAATTTGTAAGAATTCTTACTTTGATTCTATTCTTAATACGGCTTACTGGATACTTATACTTATTCTTTACTAAATATTATGGTTAGTAGTACTCGCGAGTAGTTGTTGATTTTATGTCACTTGGTTCTTTATGGGTCTTTGTTCATCTACGGAGCGCGAGGAGCGCGAGCAGCCGAAGACTGGCGATCGGCCGGGCAATAAACAAAGCAATCGGCCGGGCAACCGGCCTTCCCGGCTAGGCAACCGCCTAGGCGACCGGCCAGGCAAGATGTCTGCTGTTAAAGGTCAAAAGTTAGGGTCACAAGGAGCTCCCAATACGGCAGATTCAGATGCCACATTAACAGCCAAAGAACTGGCAGCAAAAGCAGCAAATCAGAGATTACAGgagacgaagaagaagaacgaaAAGGGGGTTTTGGGTAAGAAGTTGGCtgaggagagaaagaagactGCCAAAGATGTTGTATTAGAGGCctacgagaagaagaagaacgatCAGTTGACGTATGAGTAGTTATATGAGTAGAGAATCAGCACTTTTAATGCTTAGTAGTGGGTAAGTAGTGGCACCGTAGGCACCGTAGGCACCAGGCACATCAGTCACGTGACAACAGTCGATCGACTATTCCTCACCTTTCTACCTGACCTACTCGTATACTATACACTTGCTGTTTATCACCTAATGTTCTACATAGATCGACAGAACCTAGGATTGTCCAACAGAAGACTTCTTCGGTCTCTTTACAAATGGAAGGTCATTGATGCTACTTATGCCATAGTATTGGCAATCCTCGATGGTACTATCGTCCATTGGGTGCATCCATACCAGAGACAGTTCACTATTAATGATATTACCATCAGTCATCCATTTACTGAGCACGAGCGTATTCCAGTTCCCCTATTGCTTGAATTGGTCGTCTTTGTGTCTCCTGTAGTAATGACCATCACTAACCGTCTATTCACTCCTCCTGGTAAAAGAATCTATGTCTTTTATATCAGCTTCCTCGGATTGATAGTCTCTGTGACCACTTGCGACTTCATGGTGGATACTCTAAAGAATTGGATTGGCCGGTGTCGACCAGATTTCCTTGCTAGATGTATCCCTGCAAAAGATGCACTACCTGATACTCTCTATTATGCAAAGGAGATCTGTACAACTACTGATAAGCCTCTTTTATTGGACGGTTTCAGAACTACTCCATCCGGCCATGcgtcaatttcttttgCCTGCTTTGGTTACCTTACCATGTGGATGATGGGTCAACTTCTAGGCTGCTCTTGCAATTATGTAGGTGCTTGGAgatttcttgtttcttGCTTGCCATCATTATTTGCCTCGTACGTGGCTTTCTCAAGGACCCAAGattatcgtcatcatttCGTCGATGTCGTACTTGGTAGTTTGATGGGTTGGCTTGTTGCCTGGTGGTCATATAGACGTTATTTCCCTAGTGTCTTTCTTAGATACTCTTACGTTCCTAGTATTATCTTGGATACTGCAGAAAAGGGTCCCGATGATTATAAAACTCATGATTTCTACATGGAGCAGGATTGGACTGATAGCTGGCCAGGTCGATCTGATCTAGAGAGTCAGACTGGTCTACGAAGAGATGCTATCTAGTAATATGCATAAATACATAAATGCATAAACTCGTATAAATGTAAGTCATATCACATGTCTCTTCTCGTTCAACAGATCAGTAAAATTAAACTTAACCAGAATACCACCCAAGTGTTGTTTCGTTGCTTCCTCagtgcttcttcttttttccttccctGTCTCCAGATGCCATCTACTTTTTGCCTTTTGTCCAATGGAGACCTTCGTTTCCTTCCCTATCATCACTCTAATTCCACAGATATCTCATTGACTCGAAGTGATATAGATCAAGTCTCTGAAACCTTTCcatctcctccttcatctcttccAGTCTCAGATGGTAAGAGCTTTAAAATATATTCCTCAGACGGCGCCAACGGCCCCAGCCGGATTGAAGCTGACTTTAGTATCGCTTCCAATGCGTCTTCGTCCTCTTTGTCTCCCCCCCTTTTCACCTCCTCTACGACTGTTGCTGATTTTTCAGATGGCGAAGGGTCCTCACCTTCTCCTCCCTTAGTCTCTCAGCTTCTGGAAAAGTACTGTGCTCATGCCATTTACCTTCCAGATCGTTTCATAGAACCTTCCAACTCGCACAAACAGAAAACCCAGATGCTCGAGATGCTTCTTGATATATTTCCTCATTGGAGAGTTTATAAGGATCTCATTCAGCTGGATGAACTGACGGGTGGAATCACTAATATGCTGCTTGAGTGTAAGTTTCCTGGTGGTCCTGAAGATGCCCCAAAAGAGGTGCTCGTGCGAACTTACGGACGTGGAACTGGAATGATTATCGATAGAGATCGGGAATTTGTCTCTCATTTGGTTCTAAACTCTTATAATCTGGCTCCACCGATCCATGCTCGTTTTGGAAATGGTTTGGTGTATGGATTCATTGAAGGACGAGCTCTCaagtttgatgagatgTCAAACCCTTATATTTACCCCTTCATAGCATCACATTTGGGTAAGTGGCATCGTCTAGTCGTTGTGGACGTCATCGAGGACAGTATTCGCAAACTTCGACGCAAATTCCGTCGTAGATCCACAAGCTCTTTGACTGACAAGAAGCCAAGACCTGTCGATATTTGGCAACTTGTCAAGAACTGGACTGACATCTTACCAGAGATACCCGAGATGGTCAAAGTTTGCCAGGCCAACAAGGATATTCAGCAGTTACAGAGCTCTCCATCTTCCCTCAAAAATATCCTTTCACAGGAATTACTATGGCTTGAGAATGAAATCGGTCACAGCTCTCCTCGTGTAGCTACTCATAGTGATTTACTTTCTGGCAACATCATTATTCCAACTGAACTCTCTGACTGCTTGCACGATTCCCATCTTGGTGATCTTGTAGTCTCCAACTATAAGTCCAAGAAAATCAATCCCATCTCGTTCATAGACTACGAGTACATGATGCCTGGTCCACGTGCTTTTGATATCTCCAATCATTTCCAGGAATGGCAGGGTTTCGACTGTGATAAAGCCCTTATTCCCAAACCTATCAAAACAAACCAACTTCTGCGAAACTGGTGTAGTTCATACCTAGAAGTTGATCGTGATATCCAAGACTCTTCCAAGATAATCGATGACTTGATCCTTGAGATCTCTCTGTACTATGGAATGCCTGGCTTCTACTGGGGTATCTGGGCAGGAATCCAAAGTACTATCTCCTTGATTGATTTCGATTATGGCAAGTACTCTGGCCAACGGTTGGTTGAATACTGGACTTGGAAAAGGCAGTATTTGAACCGATGATCTTTACTACTTTCTATTAATATAGCTCTATAAATTTGATGccttcatctcctccaGCACGTTCTTCAAGACCTGTGTTCTCTGTATAACTTTTGATTGCGATGCCACTTTACATCGTTTGACGTTGCGCGGCGAAGATTGAATCTTCTGTTGACTGTCAGAATCTATGAAGCTTCCTTCATACAGCTTATCTGCTCCAGACATTAGCTCTAGAAACCATCCTTTACTTTCAAACAACTTAATAAACCCTTCAAACTGCGGAATGGTACCCATCAACTTCCTCGATCCAAGGATAATCAATTTGGATTTGGCCCTAGTCATAGCTACATTGACACGTCTCCATTCTCTCAATAGATCTCCAGCATTGTTTTGATCATTCGATCGAACTAACGAAATGATCACGCACTCTTTATCTCGTCCTTGGAATCGATCTGCAGTCATAATATCGATATCAGGGAACATGCTGAGCGACCTATAAAAGTATCTCAACTGTGCTTTATAGAAAGACATCAAACCAATCGAAGATTGACTAACTCCACAAAGAACAAGCGCCTTGACTATCTGCTCTATCAGTTTAGCCTCTATTGGATTCTCAATCTTATCACCGTGACAAATCTCACGTGCTGGAACTTGATCGTGGTCCAAAAACAGAACTTTGTGCTGCGGGTCAAACACACTGTCAAGCCAACGATTGGAAACGGTTGGTATTAACATCGATACttccttcaatctctccGGATACGGGATTTCAAGCGACTGGTTAGCCACTCTATCACTTCCACACTTCAACCTACCTTCATAAATCAACTCGTTCGATACAGTCATCACTTCAGAACACATACGATATTGATGGGTGAGTTGCACAACACTTTCTGGATGTGCATCGCTCAACAATCTAAATAAGGATTTGTCTAAACCTCTTTTCCTAGCCTCAGGGTTTATAATTAACGGTGGAAGTTGATAATGATCTCCAACAAGAACAAATTTATCGGAAAATGCCAAAGGACCTAAACAGATAGGCATCGAAACCTGCGATGCCTCATCAATAATACAGTAATCAAACTGCTTTCTATGAGCAAACGTCACATCCTTGATACCCAAACATGTCGTGGCAACTATCTGTGTATCCAAAATCGCCCTATCAAAGTCTTCCTGCGTCTCTATTGGATAGATACTATCCTTGGACCACAATGaatacttcttcaccttatCACTGATACTTTTGGGAGAGCCAACTCTTAGAATACCTGGTTTGTCAATCATATCTAATAATTTCTCCACGATATTATCCACAGCAGAGTGAGTGTATGACGCTATAAGTACCGTCTGACCGCCAGAAACCAACGCTTGGATGATGTTGGCAATCACAGTAGTTTTACCAGTTCCTGGCATACCTAAAATTAGGCAGTAGTCCTCGGTCCTCAAGACTGTATCAAATGCCTGCTTCTGGTCGACGTTGAAAGACGAGAGATCAACGTCCTTGGCCTTGAACTTAACGAGTGGCTTAGCACTAAAATTAGGTGCCTCTAGATCGACAACCAACTTTCTTCGCTTGGTATCACCTTCTGCGAGAAACAGATTGAGAATATTGAATCGTGCCATACTTAATCCATGAAACATCTCATCTCTATCGATTCTATAGGTCTTCTGCCTGACCAAAGTACCAATGGACAGCGATATCAGCTGTGACGGCAACTGAGAGGGCTTCTCGATGACTGGATGGAAAACCTGGTTACTCTGCTCGTCAAACTCTGCAAGTCGAACACTCGAATTAGTCCAGCGTCTATCAGTACTGACACTAATGAAATCAGGTCGGATGCCCTCAATATATCCATAAGCTAATCCATACTTACCCTGTTCATCACTAAGAACAATCCGATCATGTTTAGAGAGCTGAGTAAACATCATATTCGGGTTTTTGGCAGCATCTCGTTTGAATGTATAAAGAAATCCTCTCGGAGATTGTCCAGTTTCAACGGCACTCACTACTTGAAGAGAGCCAACAGACTTTCCTCCGTtgtcttctctctctttcgAAGATCGACACCATaaatctcttttgaaacTGTTCATGagaccttcttctttggtgatCGCATCGTTCCACTGGTCATAGAACTCTCTATACAAAGAACTGTCTAAATGATCTGTCAATCCATGATAAACCGCTTCGTCAATGCCACTATCTATAGAACAACCTTCCTCTGCAAGCTTATTAATCGTCATACATTCTTGTAGGGCTGAACAGCGTTCACAAGATGCTTGCCTCTTGATACCGGGCAATGCAGTCACTCCATAGGCTAAATACTTAGAAAGGTCATTACGAATATTCACCAACATTCTCAAGtcgttcttctttagaGCCTCAAAATATGACGATCTCATCTTCGTGTACaccaaagaaagcagaTTTGTATGCAAATCGTATCTGTCTCGTACCAATAGGGTATATAAAGATACCTGAGCACGGTTTGTTATGTACTCTTTTCCGGTTTTGATCTCTAAAGGTACTACATActttcttccatccttcaatttcGCCTCAATAACCACATCGATCAATCCACGAAGTCCAAACATTGGAGACATAATATTTTCCTCGACGTCAAGAATATTGGTGACTTGAAAAGGCAGTGAGAAGGCCGAAGACAAGTCAAAACGAGTGGTCCGAGTGGTACCAGCGGCACCTTTCACACTGTTCCCCAAATAGGTGGCCATCCAATCTCTAATATTCACGATATGAGCAGCAAtaatctccttcaaagtgGCCCTATCAGATCCAGCACTCATAATAGGAATCAGGTTCTCCTTTAGTAACTCATCCATTTTAGCGTTCATGAATTCATCAGACACATCTCTTTCTACTAAAGCAACCTGGAATAGTCTGTGAACGATCTCTCCTAAAAGCAAGGGTAACTGATACTCTCCAGGACCCCGAAACTTATTATCAATAATCGCTTTCCTTTTACAGTCAATGGATTGAGCTATCATAGTGGCGGAAAGAAGTGTATCTGGATTCCAAATAAGAAGATTATGGCtcttatcaatcaaatGAGAGTTATCAGCATCCGTAACTATAACGTTGATCACGTCATTTTCATGATAGTCCAATTCAATCCACATATCCCTTACCACAATGTTTTGAAGGGTATCTCTATCAGTAAGACATCGTAATATCATCTGCTGCTTTTTAGATGAATCTTTGCCTTTAAATTCGTTCTTCAGAATGCTTTTGATCTGATATCTTTTGCaatcattcttcaatataCATGCTTTTGCCATATTAGAGTCGTTAACAACGAGTTTCTGATTTTCAGTATCAACTTTCATATCTTTGAATGTTTTGATACCTAAAACCTCATTTAaaacttcatcatcatcatcatcaaagttgtcgtcatcgtcgttGTTGTCGTCGTCGTTGTCTAGATGATCATTTTCACGTAGCTTTAAAACTTCATCACCATCGTCGCTAAACTCATCGGAGCTCTCAATAACCACTCGTTCTTGTCTGGCCTCATCAACCagttgatcaatctcttccatatcaacatcatcatcgaaATCATCACtactttcttcaaccttaCTCTTCTTTAGATTACTTCCTATCTCCATCAACATCTGAGAAACATTCTTTACCGGCTCCAACGGCTCCAACGGCTCCAACGACCTCGAGGAAGACTTTAAAGTTCCAAGAAAGCTACCAGTACTGGCATATCTTCTGCCACTGCGTAATTTATGAATATTCTGTAACATGCTCTCACTAAGAGTGTTTTTGGTGGCTATAATTGGTCTCTCTTCTCCACTTTCAGCCTTTCTTAATGCATTCGTATCCGAACTGCATCGTTCAAATTCTGGTGGAGCCGTTGAAAGAACCGAAGAGCCACGATTTGTATTGTATTTCTTTATCATTCTCTTTAAATCTGGATCTAGCATATCCACTATATCGGTTTCTCTACCCACCAATGCCTTTAAAGGAGACGAGGGGAAGTTCCCCAAGCCGTTCGACGTACTATCGAGACTGGTATCAGCCAAACAGTCCTTCTGTTGAGCATTGATTCTCTTAAGATTTGGTGTAGCTGCCCAAAAAATGTTGTCAtctgaagatggatgaGCATTACTTCCAAATATGGAGTTATTCGTTGAACTGGCTCGAGCCGGTATGGTCTTCACATGAATAGGTGTATGTAGATCACTTCCTTGGTCCACTTCGTAAGTCTGACTACTagaaggacttgaagaaggactgCTTAATAAATTGATAATGTTGGGATGTCCAAAAACCGTATTTGAAGAGACCTTAGCTGTCTGCTGTAGAACAGACACCGAGATGGCCCTTTTAGAGGTCGTGTTGGAACTGGACAAATTGGTGAGGTTGTCTTTCGGTATGTTTGGGCGAAAATGAAGCCGTCGTTTTCT
This sequence is a window from Brettanomyces nanus chromosome 3, complete sequence. Protein-coding genes within it:
- a CDS encoding uncharacterized protein (EggNog:ENOG41): MLRNVPKATSFAHSSKMTFQSCLTANNVFKRPSSLHVAENARGMYSGSRARSFHMSQRNNSNNSGSGVNQVFAKIPEIKEYTQNVSNKRQLPYYKQLMAFDDCLTHNSSFDISTGRIIGSSKQFWDSVKRIMPLYEELMSTGEMTERRMDEMVSLLRNGLRVHRWELTKLNKNVDKDLNTPLQQLHELLKKSLLKVSSDIVSADSSVRISARGLTNLFKAFKDMGLADEAAQVWNRGKNNEKLYELFTAESVLGSVFSLFVDNNDFDFDEIWAIYSRIKASKPSYEKIHGELQIAMVRACLLKGHTEEALKIFTEVTSNVLQEFNEKNMDPPSRLRSYMTTAHMSFIGYCQDFETSNVFFKGALKGDLPYLTPLQMNFVKRFMHNTWNNTRNFDHVTDIWLSTWKYYESHHRSNSSISSSLNDTFLDIFFTRYPNFDVESSRALKKVLADYSEIRQMDEPFFNCLLTKSMAWKNTNFFKSIMRAAEMYHFPKTNVFYRCSLKASGAVDLPSDQIFNVFYKLLDSNVEMGSRQITNADWFALRDATVRSHHINAEKIDLYFKLWKLSSLFFVSLQNLKLYVGLDMKLNRAYGRVFREIEYVDASDIHLPQLRFFSRNRAIGNYYMSQNINL